The following are encoded in a window of Coregonus clupeaformis isolate EN_2021a chromosome 34, ASM2061545v1, whole genome shotgun sequence genomic DNA:
- the LOC121549738 gene encoding kelch repeat and BTB domain-containing protein 2-like → MSDLSERRPVNTDYAVSLLEQLKFFYEQKLLTDVVLLVEDNEFPCHKMVLATCSSYFRAMFMSGLSESKQSHVHLRNVDPATLQIIITYAYTGNLAINDNTVEPLYETACFLQVEDVLLQCRDYLVKKIHADNCVRMLSIGDLFSCVELKQSAKRMVEHKFSVVYRQEAFLQLSHELLADVLSSDNLNVEKEETVREAAMLWLEYNMEARSQYLSSVLSQIRIDALSEVTQRAWFQGLPPNDKSVVVQGLYKSMPKFFKPRLGMTKEEMLIFMEATSESPADTGQVTAGPNHTVVCYSPQAEKVYKLSNPPGDLQKVGTLVTPDNDVFIAGGQIPLKNSIANHRKSGSKIQAVFRSVDSFFWFDAQQNAWVPKTPMLCARIKPSLVYCEGYIYAIGGDNVGGELNKRTVERYDCEKDEWAMMSPLPCAWNWTTSVAAHDCVYVMTHDLMYCYFPRADTWVEMAMRKTSRCFASAAAFGDLIFYIGGLHVVSNSGVRMPTSTIDGSSVTVEIYDVSKNEWRLAANIPAKRYSDPCVRAVVLLGSLCIFMRETHMNERAKYAIYQYDLELDRWYLRQPVSERVLWDLGKDFRCAVGKLYPSCLEESPWKPPTYLFSPDGAEEFEVDGEMVSLPHI, encoded by the exons ATGTCGGATCTCAGTGAGCGCAGGCCGGTCAACACGGACTACGCTGTCTCCCTGTTGGAGCAGCTGAAGTTCTTCTATGAACAGAAGTTACTGACTGACGTGGTGCTGCTGGTGGAGGACAACGAGTTCCCCTGTCACAAGATGGTCCTGGCCACGTGCAGCTCCTATTTCAG GGCCATGTTTATGAGTGGTCTGTCGGAGAGTAAACAGAGTCATGTTCACCTGAGGAACGTGGACCCAGCCACCCTGCAGATCATCATCACATATGCCTATACAGGCAACCTGGCTATTAACGACAACACCGTGGAGCCCCTGTACGAGACGGCATGCTTCCTCCAG gttGAGGACGTGCTCCTGCAGTGCAGGGATTACCTGGTGAAGAAAATCCACGCAGACAACTGTGTCCGGATGCTGAGCATCGGGGATCTGTTCTCCTGTGTGGAGCTGAAGCAGAGCGCAAAGCGCATGGTGGAACACAAGTTCTCCGTGGTCTACCGTCAGGAGGCCTTCCTACAGCTATCCCACGAGCTGCTGGCCGACGTACTGAGCTCAGACAACCTCAACGTGGAGAAG gaggagacggtgaGAGAGGCAGCCATGCTGTGGCTTGAGTACAACATGGAGGCTAGGTCCCAGTACCTCTCTTCAGTGCTCAGCCAGATCCGCATCGACGCTCTGTCTGAGGTGACGCAGCGCGCCTGGTTCCAGGGCCTACCTCCTAACGATAAGTCTGTCGTGGTGCAGGGCCTCTACAAGTCCATGCCCAAGTTCTTCAAACCCCGCCTGGGGATGACCAAGGAGGAGATGCTCATCTTCATGGAGGCTACGTCAGAGTCGCCGGCTGACACGGGTCAGGTGACGGCGGGCCCCAACCACACGGTGGTGTGTTACAGCCCGCAGGCCGAGAAGGTCTACAAGCTCAGCAACCCGCCCGGCGACCTCCAGAAGGTGGGAACGCTCGTCACCCCCGACAACGACGTGTTCATCGCCGGCGGGCAGATCCCGCTGAAGAACTCGATCGCCAACCACAGGAAGAGTGGTAGCAAGATACAGGCAGTGTTCCGATCGGTGGACAGCTTCTTCTGGTTCGACGCCCAGCAGAACGCCTGGGTGCCCAAGACGCCCATGCTGTGTGCCCGCATCAAGCCCTCCCTGGTCTACTGTGAGGGGTATATCTATGCCATTGGGGGGGACAACGTGGGCGGGGAGCTGAATAAACGTACCGTGGAACGCTACGACTGTGAGAAAGACGAGTGGGCCATgatgtctcctctcccctgcgCCTGGAACTGGACCACGTCCGTAGCAGCCCACGACTGTGTCTACGTGATGACCCACGACCTCATGTACTGCTACTTCCCCCGCGCTGACACCTGGGTAGAGATGGCCATGAGGAAAACAAGTCGCTGCTTCGCCTCCGCCGCCGCCTTCGGTGACCTCATCTTCTACATCGGAGGGCTCCACGTGGTCAGCAACTCCGGTGTCCGCATGCCTACCAGCACCATCGATGGCTCCTCGGTCACCGTGGAGATCTATGACGTCAGCAAGAACGAGTGGCGCCTGGCCGCCAACATCCCTGCCAAGCGTTACTCGGACCCGTGCGTGCGGGCCGTGGTCCTCCTGGGCTCTCTCTGCATCTTCATGCGCGAGACTCACATGAATGAGCGCGCCAAGTACGCCATCTACCAGTACGATCTGGAGCTGGACCGCTGGTACCTGAGGCAGCCTGTGTCGGAGCGCGTGCTCTGGGACCTGGGGAAGGACTTCCGTTGCGCCGTGGGGAAGCTGTACCCATCCTGTCTGGAGGAGTCCCCATGGAAACCACCCACCTACCTGTTCTCCCCCGACGGGGCCGAGGAGTTTGAGGTGGACGGCGAGATGGTGTCTCTCCCTCATATATAG